The DNA region CTAAAATTAATAGTCCTTGATCTATTTGCGCAACAACTTGGTTGTTAATCGTTACACTTGCTTCTTTTACACGTTGTAAAACAACTTTCATTATTCTTTATCCCAATTATCCGTTCTGTAATGCTCTTCTTCTCCTTCTAATATTTGAAGGTAACTTCTGTATCGTGAAGCAGCAATTTCGTCGTTTTCTAAAGCCAATTTTACTGCGCATTTAGGTTCTTCAACATGTAAACAATTATTAAATTTACAGTTGTGCTTTAAAGCGAAAAATTCAGGAAAATAATCACCAACTTCTTCCTTTTCCATATCTACAACTCCAAAGCCTTTAATACCTGGTGTATCAATTATTTTCGCATCAAAACTTAGGTCAAACATTTCGGCAAAAGTTGTGGTATGTTGTCCTTGCATATGTTGCGAAGAAATTTCTTTGGTTTTTAAATCCAAACTAGGCTCTATTGTATTAACCAAAGTAGATTTACCAACACCAGAATGACCGGTAAACATGCTTACTTTTCCTGTCATTAAACTTTTAACCTTATCAATATTTTTTCCTGTTTTTGCTGAAATACCAATACACTCGTAACCAATCTGTCTGTAAACATGTGCTAAATATCTTACCTCGTTTATTGTATCTTGATTATAAGCATCTATTTTATTAAATAATAAAATTGCTTTAATGTCATAAGCTTCTGCAGTTACTAAAAAACGATCTATAAAGCTTGTAAATGTTGGTGGATTATCAATGGTAACCAACAAAAATACTTGATCTACATTAGAAGCTATGATGTGAGTTTGCTTAGATAAGTTAACCGATTTTCTAACTATATAATTGTCTCGATCATGAATCTTGTTGATCACACCAGTTTCATTATCACTTTTTGTATCTAACTCAAAATCCACAAAATCACCAACAGCAATAGGATTAGTACTCTTTATTCCTTTTAATCGAAATTTACCTTTTATTCTACACTCGTATGTTTGACCTAATTCGGTCTTTACGGTGTACCAACTTCCTGTAGATTTATAAACGCGTCCTGTCATTCATGATAATTAAGTCACAAAATAACAATTTTTATAGCAAAATACATTACGGCTTAATAGCTTTTTTAACAGGCAACTTTTCTCCATCTGCTAAGATATTTATTAAATATATCCCTGAATTAAAATTTGATAGATCTAAATTTAACGGTTGTAAAACATTCTTATATTGAAGTTGTTGCAAGATTTGTCCTGATAAGTTGGTTACCTGTACTTCAACTTGATTATAATTCTTTAATAGTTGTAAACTAAAAACACCTGTAGATGAAGGATTTGGAAAAAGCTTAGACTTGACTATAGCTTTATTGTTTTCTGTAATTTTAGTAACTTTTACAAAGCAACTGTAACAACATCTATAAGTTGTAGATTGATAACCAATTAAAACAACTTCATCCAAAGTATTATCAACTTTTAATATTACTTCAACATAATTTTTATCAGTGATTACAATATTTTTAGTACTGTAACCTAAATATGAAATTGAAAGTGTATCATTTTTTATTGCTTCAATTTTAAATTCACCATTAGCATCAGATGTTGTTCCTTTTTTTGTGCTTTTAACAATAATATTAGCATCTTCAAGTTTGTTTTCACCATCTGTAATAATTCCTTTTATTGTTTGTGCTTTTATTATTATTGAAGATAAAAGCAATAGACTTAAGAGTAATTTTAGTTTCATAATTCTTAGATTTTAATTAGACAACCAAACTTAGTACTAACTTAAAATTTATAAAACCTTAATTGAGGGAAAGACCATTTTGATTGAGGGAAATAAATTGATTAAAAATTATAAATTAATGTATATTCGCAAATGAACAAACAATCAATTTAATACTATTATGAAAAAATCTTTATTCTTAATTGCAATTATAGCAATTGCTTTCACCTCAATCTCATTTATTAACAAACCTGCTCAAGTAGAATACAAAGTTGTTACTGCTGTAGAATCTATCGTACCAAATGGGTTTGGTCGTTCTAGAATGATTATGGCTACAGAAGACAAAGACTACCAAGAATTTACTACGTTAAGAAGTGACGATAAAGATTCTGATGAAAAAAACAAGTCTAAAAGAGATGAAATTAGAGTTAAAAATTACGAAGAAACTAAGCTTTTAAACTTCTATAATTTAGGAGGAATTAGATTTCAAAATATTGCAGCTAACGATGCTGTAATGACTTCAAAAATCAACACAATGATTAGTGAAGGTTGGGAATTAGCTTTTGTAAATACTGGTGTAGAAAGTGAAGGTGGAAAAGGTGACGGAAAAGGTATTTTTATTACTAGATATACATTTAAACGTGTAAAATAATATAAAAACAACATCATAAAAAAAGCCTTTTTCAACTACTGAAAAAGGCTTTTTAGTTTTTTAAGATTTTATAATCTTTTCTTGATGATTTATAGATTCTTGATGAATAGCTTTAAATAGCTTTAAAATAAACTCTTCGCTTAATCCTTTTTGCTCGCCTTCTAACACCATTTTTCCTAAAATCTCATTCCAACGCTTACTTTGTAAAACTGCTACGTTTTTTTGCTTTTTTAGTTGGCCAATTCCATCTGCAACTTGCATACGCTTTCCTAAAAGCTCGATAATTTGATTATCTACTACATCTATTTTAGCTCTTAAATTAGCTAACTCGCTATTATATTCTGCTTCAGGATCAGTTTCTTTTCTAATGCGTAAATCTTTCATAATTTGCACTAAACTGCTTGGCGTAACTTGCTGTGCAGCATCACTCCACGCGTTATCTGGATCAAAATGAGTTTCTATCATTAATCCATCAAAGTTTAAATCTAATGCGGTTTGTGATACGTCAAAAATCATATCGCGTTTTCCAGTGATATGCGACGGATCGTTAATTAACGGTAAATCCGGAAACTTAGTTTGTAGCTCGATAGCTAATTGCCATTCTGGATTGTTTCTGTATTTTGTTTTTTCATACGTTGAAAATCCTCTATGTATTACGCCTAACTTTTTAATATCTGCACTCGCTAAACGCTCTATCGCGCCTAACCATAACGGTAAGTCTGGATTTACAGGGTTTTTAACTAACACCACTTTATCTGTTCCTTTTAAAGCATCTGCAATTTCTTGCACGATAAATGGACTAACTGTAGATCTTGCTCCTATCCATAATAAATCTATATCATGCTCTAGCGCTAATTCTACGTGTGCACGATTGGCAACTTCGGTAGCTGTTTTTAATCCTGTTTCTTCCTTTACTTTTTGTAACCATTTTAAACCTAATGCACCAACACCTTCAAAATTACCTGGTCTTGTACGTGGTTTCCAGATTCCTGCTCTGTAATAGCTTACGTCTGTATCTTTTAGATCGTGAGCAATTTTTAAAACTTGTTCTTCGGTTTCTGCGCTACATGGTCCTGCAATTACTAAAGGATGATCTAATTGTAAATCGTCCAACCATGTTCTTAATTCTTTCTTGTTTTCCATTTCTTTTTCTGAATTTAACCTACCAGGTTGTATTAATGTATTCCGTTTAAAATTTGTTTTATATAATTGGTGTCTTTCATTGTTTTGTAAACCGATTGAAAATCGTCTTCTACAATCATTTGTTTAAACATTGAAAGATTTTGAATATACTCTTCTAAAGTCTCTACGACATTTTGTTTATTCTGCTCAAAAATTGGTGTCCACATTTCTGGGCTACTTTTTGCTAGTCTAACTGTACTTTCAAAACCAGATCCTGCCATATCAAAAATATCTCGTTCGTTTTTTTCTTTTTCTATTACTGTTTTTCCTAACATAAACGAACTAATGTGTGATAAATGCGACACGTAAGCTATGTGCTTATCATGCGATTCTGGATTCATGTAACGCATACGCATGCCTATTTTCACAAACAAATCCAACACTTGTTCTTGTAGTTTTGATGCGGTTTTTTCAACTTCACAAATAATATTTGTTTTATTTTTAAATAAATGTTGAATGGCTGCTTTTGGTCCTGAAAACTCGGTACCTGCAATTGGATGTGTTGCTAAAAAATTACGACGTTTTGGATGATTATCTACCGCTTTACAAATAGCTTGTTTTGTAGAACCAACATCTATCACTACCGAAAAATCAGACACTTTATTCAGTACTTTTGGCAACTCATTTACCGCAACATCTACTGGAATTGCAAGCACGACCAAATCTGCATTTGGTAAATCTTCATAAGTTGCTTTTTGATCAATAACACCTAATTCTTGCGCTTCTATTAAATGCGCTTCGTTTTTATCAATACCATAAATGATACAATCTGGTAACGCATTTTTAAAATCTAATGCCAAGCTACCGCCAATTAAACCTGTTCCTATGATGTATATATGTTTCATTATAATCTACTAATTGCGTCTTTAATTTGGGTTTCTTTCGCGCAAAGCGAAAAACGGATATAACCTTCGCCTTGCGAACCAAATACGGTTCCTGGTGTAATAAACACGCTGTTGCTATATAAAATTTGATCTATAAATGCTTCAGATGTTTTTCCTTCTGGCAACTTTGCCCAAACAAATAATCCTGTTGCATTTTTATCGTACGTGCAATCTAATTTATCGGCTAATTGCCAAACAAGTTCGCGTCTGCTTTTATAAATTTTATTTAAACTTTTGTACCAAGCAGACGAACATTTTAAAGCTTCTATCGCACCTTTTTGAATTCCGTAAAACATACCAGAATCCATATTACTTTTTACTTTTAAAATGGCATTGATATGCGCTGCATGTCCTAAAACCATTCCAACTCGCCAACCTGCCATATTAAATGTTTTACTTAACGAATTTAGCTCTAAAGCGACATCTTTTGCGCCTTCAACTTCTAAAATACTAATTGGATTATCGTTTAAAATAAAGCTATACGGATTGTCATTAACCAATAAAATATCGTGCTTTTTAGCAAATGCGACTAACGTTTCTAAATCGGCTTTTGTCGCTTTTGCACCAGTTGGCATATGCGGATAACTGGTCCACATTAATTTAACTTTACTTAAATCTTGCTGCTCGATAGCTTCAAAATTTGGTAGCCAATTATTGGTTTCATTTAAATTATAATGCATTGGTGTTGCTTGTACCAATTGTGTTACCGAGCTGTAAGTTGGATAACCTGGATTTGGAATTAAAACTGCATCGCCTTCATTTAAAAAGGCTAAAGAAATATGCATAATACCTTCCTTGCTTCCCATAAGTGGTAAAACTTCGGTATCTGGATTTACTGCAACATTAAATTCGGTATTATAAAAATCTGCAATTGCTGTTCTTAATTCTGGCAATCCTTGGTAACTCTGGTATTTGTGTGCCACAGGATGTACTAAACTATCTACCAAAACATCAACCACTTGTTTTGGTGGCTCTAAATCTGGACTTCCAATTCCTAAATTTATAATTGGTTTACCATCTTTAATTAATTGATTGACTTCTTTTAACTTACGAGAAAAGTAGTATTCTTGAACGCTATGTATTCGATCTGCAACTTTCATTATAGTTTTGCGTTTTTATAGGTTCCTAAAATTTTAAAATGTGTTGCCATTATTGTCATAATTGATGCTGCTTTTTCAAAATCTTCATAAGCTTCAAAAGTGACATCGACAAAAAATGAATATTTCCAAGGTGTTTCAATTTTTGGTAAGGATTGTATTTTGGTAAGGTTTAATTTACAATCGCTCATCACATTTAAAATTGTTGCCAAACTTCCTCTTTTATGGTCTAATTCAAATTTTAATGACGCTTTATTAATTTCGTTTTTATGATTGTTAATTGGTTGCGTTTTTACAATAGCAAATCGGGTTTGATTGTGTTTTATGGTTTGAATACTTTCGGCTAAAATGTCTAAGTTAAAAATCTTTGCTGCCAAAGTACTTGCTATTGCTGCAACACCTTTTATTTGCTGTGCTTCAATTTTTCTTGCCACATCTGCAGTATCTTTATCTTCTACTAGTTTAATATGCGGATAATCTTTAAAAAACGATTTGCATTGCAATAGCGCCATAGGATGACTGTGTACTTCTTTTATATCTGCAATTGTTTGGTTTGGTAACGCCATTAATTGATGTTGCACATCCAAATAATGCTCGCCAACAATGTGTAAATCGTTATTATCTATTAACGCATAATTTGGCAAAATAGAACCAGCAATAGAGTTTTCTAATGCCATAATTGCTGTCTCTGCGGTATTATTAAATAAGGACGCAACTGTTTCGTCAAACGTTAAACATTCTTTCACTTTATGTGTGTTATCATAATAATCTAACGACACTATATGATGAAAAGAGCCTTGTATACCTTGTATTGCTATTGTTTTTGTCATAAAAAAAAAAGTCCCGATAAAATCGAGACTTAGTATTAAATTTATGCTGTTTAAATTACATATACAACGTCTCGTTCTTTTCGTTAAAAAAGAAGTAAAACCAGTTATAATATGTATTTAAAATTGTGTTCATTATTTTTTTTGTTATTGCTAAAGTAGACAATTAATTGAAAAATCAAAATACTAAAGCCTGAAATTATGAGTTTTATAACAAGTTTTAAAGATTTTAAAGCAAATAAGCTTTTAAATTAAAGATTGTTTATTTTTGAAGAAACATTTTAGCATGTCAATAAAAGTTGAAAATATCACTAAACAATTTGGAGAACAAAAAGCATTAAATAATGTATCTTTTAGTGTGCAACGTCCTGAAATTGTTGGATTTTTAGGTCCAAATGGCGCCGGTAAATCTACAATGATGAAAATTTTAACCACTTACCTTTCTCCTTCTTCAGGACATGCAGAGGTTAATGGTCATGCTGTTTTAACCAACAAAAAAAACGTACAGAAAAGTGTTGGCTACTTACCAGAACATAATCCGTTGTATTTAGACCAATATGTACGTGAATATTTAAAATTTAATTCAAACGTATATAACGTTGACAAATCTAGAGTTGAAGAAGTTATTGAGCTTACTGGATTAACACCAGAAGCACATAAAACTATTGGACAACTCTCTAAAGGTTACAGACAACGTGTTGGATTGGCAAATGCGCTATTGCATAATCCTGAAGTTTTAATTTTAGACGAGCCTACAACTGGTTTAGACCCAAACCAATTGGTTGATATTAGACAATTAATTAAAAGCTTAGGCAAAGACAAAACTGTGTTTTTATCTACACATATTATGCAGGAAGTAGAAGCCATGTGTGACCGTGTTATTATTATTAATAAAGGTGAAATTGTAGCCGATAAAAAATTAAGCGAATTACGCGAAGGACAAGAGCAAACCGTTATTGTCGAATTTGATTACCGCGTAGAAGATGCGTTTTTACTTAAACTTCCACATGCTAAAAGTGTAAAAAATGTTCACGATTTTATTTATGAAATTGTGTTTGATACAACAACAGATATGCGCTCTCATGTATTTGATTTTGCACATGATAATGAGTTGAAGATTCTTCAGTTAAACCAGAAAAATGCGAGTTTGGAGAGTTTATTTAGGGAATTGACGAGTTAAGCAAAGTTTTTCATAAATTATTAAGATTAGGAATTTTTATTCTTTCTTCTAATTTACCATTATTCAATACTAATATTAATTGATCGTTGTCATTTTTTTCAATATCCATCCAAAATGTTTTTATATCGGAATAGATAATTTTAATTTTTTTAGTTTCAAAATCTATAAATATTAGTTCTCGTTCAGCATTTGACAGATTTGATCTTTTTAAAGGGTTTAGACTCCATCGTTGTAAAAACACGCCATTTTCAACTCTATAAAACCAGTCACTAAAAAACGTCTTATCAAAAATATTTTTTGGTTCAGTTTTTATATGAATGAATACTGGTCCAAAAGGAATTTCTCCAGCATATTTACTCAATATTTTAAATTCCAAAAAAGATGTTAGAATTCCCCATTGATATCTATCATTTGAGTAAGAATCATATTCTGATTTTTTGTCAATTCTGATTTTTTTTATTAAAAGGACTTTTAATAAAACTCCAATAATTATAATTAAAATTGCCAATGTTTTCATTATAAAAGCTAACTAGAAATTAATATTCCTGCTTTCGCAGGAATGTTACTCAAAAATAACACGACCATCAAATTGCTCTGTCACATCAATAATTGGCGGAGTATTAACTGCAATTACATTTCCTGTGCTTACTAGGTTTGCTTTAAGTTCTTGTTGTGGATTTACAATAATATCGTTACTTCCACGATGATAAATAGTCACGTTTTGAGCCACAAGATATCGTCCTTCAAAACGTCCATCTCCAGATGCGTAACTTATATTTAAATGTTCTGTTGTACCAGAAATTGTGTTTGTAGTTAGATTATTAATTACCACATTTAACGTAGTACAATTTACTTCTAAATTAAAATTACCTACGTTATAAAAATCACCGTTATAGTCTTCAGATAGTAATTTTAATTCCTCAAAGTTTAAAACGCCAACACTATGCACATCTAAAGTGCTACTATTTCTAATTTCGGTTAGGTTTGGTACAGTAACGTGTACTTTGGTAATACCGTAATCTCTGGTTAAATTACAGGAATTATTATCTTTTAAAATCAATCGGTCGTTTTGTACATAAACCTCAACATCGTTAATTAAGTTTTCACCAGTTTCTACTAAAACACTTGGCGTTGCTCCTTGTGTTATAAATAACTCGACATTTTTATATACCGTGATTTTTGAAAATGTACCAACTTCAAAAGTTTGCTGAATAATATCTCCTGCACTTTGAAAACAGTCTGGCGCATCTTCTTGATTGCATCCAAAAACAAAAAATAGGATAATTATGTATAGTAATTTTTTCATTTGTTTACTCTTTACTTTATAGTCAAACGCTAACCATTGGTTTTACCTGCGTTAGCGATTGAGGTTTTGTCGGAGCTCTTTTTGTGTTGTTGCACGTATGCAACACAAAAAAGCGACTACCGAAAGCGCGACCCTTGTGGTAACGCCCAAATTTTATAATCTAATTCCAACGCCAAATTCTACTGCTTCTGCTTTTGCTCCGTGAGATTTTAAGGTTAAGGCTCCAAAAATTTTATCTCCAAAATAACGTTTTAAACCAACACGACTGTAGACACGACCTTCAAAATCGAAAGGATAGTAAACGTAATAACCTAACTGCGTCACTAAGGACGTTTTGCTAATAAACAACTCATGTCCCACAAATGCGCCAACACGTTTATAATCTTCGTCTCCGCTAACATTATCTAAAGGAAAAGCGACTGATTTATACTCGATATGCTTCTTTAAAAAGTTTGAAAAAAACACATCTGTTCCCAATTGAATGGCGCTTTTACGATTTAATCTTTTATCTGCATAAGCAGACACAATGTAAAATGCGTATTGACCTGAGTTTATGATATCGCTTTCGTTTACACCTGTTCTAAAAGCGATGTTGTATTTAATTTTTTCGGTAAATGCTTTGTCTTCTGTATTTGGAATATATTCTGGTAATTGATCTGCATCCAACACATAATTTACACCTAAATTAAACGTAATACTGTTTACCGAGCTGTTTGGCGCTTTTACATTAGCGTTAGAATAATGGATTAAAGATAATCCTGTTTGCAATCCTAAACCTTTAAACAAGTTTTCTTTTTTGTAGTTAAGCATCAAATATGTCGAGCTTAATAAATGTGTCCCAAATGCATTATTGCGATAATTCTCTACTTTATCGTAAGGATTGGTGTTGTAGGCTAAACCTTGACCAATTCTAAACATTAAATGTCTTTTTAAAAAATAGAAATTATAATGTGCGTATAACCCAAAATTGTTTCCTAAAGTTTTATTTTGAAGGTTTTGATAGATAAAAGACGCGCCATAATCTGGATAATTATATCTGCTTTGCCAAGCTTGATCGCCAAAGGTTTTTTTGTTATAACTTAATATTACGCCAGTTGGATGACCTTTAATTAAATGCGAAATATCGCTGTTGTGTTCGGCTATATTTCCGTAGAAATAATTAGCGTCTAAAGAGAACGGACGCTTGTCTTCCTGAGCAAAAATTAACGTTGTAATACAACAACAAATTAGGGCTAGTTTTAGTTTCATCTTAACAATTAATGAAACAAAAGTAATGGTTTTTAAAATACCGCTTTGGCAATCGCTTTAATATTATCACTTTTTCCCATAGAATAGTAATGTAAAACAGGTACGCCAGCGTTTTGTAATTCTTTAGATTGTTGTATAGCCCATTCTACACCAACTTGTCGTACTTGCTCGTTAGTTGCGCAATTATCAATTGCATCTATTAAATCTTCTGGTAAATCTATTTTAAATACTTGTGGCAATAACTGTAAATGGCGTTTTACTGCAATGGGTTTTATACCTGGAATTATTGGCACATTTATACCTTCTTGTTTTGCAGCGTCTACAAACTCAAAATACTTTTTATTATCAAAAAACATTTGTGTCACGACGTAATCTGCACCAACATCTACTTTTTCTTTAAGACGTTTTAAATCGGTTTTTAACGATGGTGCTTCAATATGTTTTTCTGGATAACCAGCAACACCAATGCAAAAATCTGCTTTATCATCAACCTCGATAACATCATGAAGATATTTTCCTTTATTTAAATTCTGAATTTGCCCAACCAAATCCTTAGCAAATTGGTGTCCGCCTTTAGAAGCCTCAAAATACTGCTGATGTTTCATCGCATCGCCACGCAACGCCATTACATTTTCTATCCCTAAATAATGGCAATCCACAAGCAAGTATTCGGTTTCTTCTTTTGTAAATCCGCCACACAATACATGCGGAACCGTATCTACATCGTACTTATGTTTTATAGCTGCACAAATCCCAACCGTTCCTGGTCGCATACGCGTAATTTTTCGGTCCAAAAGTCCTTCCTTTTCAATATACACATACTCTTCTCTAGAGGTTGTTACATCAATAAAAGGTGGCTTAAATTCCATTAAAGGATCAATATTATTGTACAATTGTTGTATGCTATTACCCTTTTTTGGCGGAATAATTTCAAACGAAAACAAAGTTTTTCCGTTGGCGTTTTTTATGTGTTCTGTTACTTTCATTGTTAGTGTTTAGTTTTTGGGCGTTACCCTATCGGGTCGCGCTTTCCGTTATATCTTTTTATTTGACAACTTCTCGACTGCGCTCGAAGAGACAAATAAAAAGGATACCACTGCAATCGCTAACGCGCGCTAATCTGCCAAGTTTGGATTTAACCATTTTGCAGCATCTTCTTTGCTAATGTTTCTTCGTTTGGCATAATCGTCTAATTGATCTTCGGTTATTTTTCCTAAGCCAAAATATTTAGCTTCTGGATTTGCAAAATAATAACCACTTACACTTGCTGCTGGCCACATGGCAAGACTTTCGGTTAGTTTTACACCTATAGTTTCTTCGACTTTTAAAATATCCCAAATGGTCTTTTTTTCTAAATGATCCGGACAAGCTGGATAACCTGGCGCAGGACGAATACCTTTATAACTTTCGGCAATTAAATCTTCGTTGGTTAAATGGTCTTCAGAAGCGTAGTTCCAATGTTTGGTTCGCACTTCTTTGTGTAAATATTCTGCAAAAGCTTCAGCTAATCTATCGGCTAATGCTTTTATCATTATGGAATTGTAATCGTCGTGATTCGCTTCAAACTCTTTTGCTAATTGCTCGGTTCCAAAACCTGTAGTCACGCAAAAACAACCGATATAATCTTGAATTCCTGTGTCTTTAGGCGCGATAAAATCGGCTAATGCAAAGTTTGGTACGCCTTCTCTTTTTTTGAGTTGCTGACGCAGTGTTAGGAATTGGTGTTTGGTGTTTGGTATTTGGTTTTCAACCGTTACTTCAATATCATCATCATTTACAGTATTTGCAGGAAATAACCCAAAAACCGCTTTAGCTTTCAGTAGCTTTTCATCAAACACTTTTTGAAGCAAGATTTTAGCATCTTTAAACAATTCGGTTGCTTGTTTACCAACGATGTCGTCGGTTAAAATATCTGGATATTTTCCGTGTAAATCCCAACTTCTAAAAAATGGTGACCAATCGATATAATCTTCTAAAATCGTAATATCAAAATCTTGAATATCTTGTATACCTAATTGTTTTGGTTTTACAATGTCGGTTGTGTTCCAATCGATTTTAAACTTTCGTTCACGCGCTTCTTCAATAGAAACATATTCCTTTTGCTTACCACGTTTTAAAAACTGCTCACGGAATTTTTCATATTCCTCACGAATTTGTTCTTTGTAAACAGTGTTATCCTTTTGCAACAAATTTCCAACAACGGTTACAGCTCGCGATGCATCGTTAACGTGCACAACAGTATTAGAATAATGAGGTGCAATCTTTACCGCAGAATGCGCTCTAGACGTTGTTGCACCACCAATTAACAACGGAATATTAAATCCTTGTTTTTCCATTTCTTGCGAAACGTAAACCATCTCGTCTAACGATGGTGTAATTAAACCGCTTAATCCGATAACATCGACGTTTTCTTTTTTAGCGGTTTCAATGATTTTTTCTGGCGGAACCATGACGCCTAAATCCACAATCTCGTAATTATTACAACCCAAAACTACACTCACAATATTTTTACCAATATCGTGTACATCGCCTTTTACGGTTGCCATTAAAATTTTACCATTAGAGCGTTGCGAATCGTCTTTTTCAGCTTCAATATAAGGTTGTAAATAAGCAACTGCTTTTTTCATCACACGAGCCGATTTTACGACTTGAGGCAAAAACATCTTTCCGCTTCCAAACAAATCTCCAACTACATTCATTCCAGTCATTAAGTGACCTTCGATTACTTGAATAGGTTTGTTTACCGCTTGTCGCGCTTCTTCAACATCTTCAACAATAAAGGCATCAATACCTTTTACTAAAGCGAGTGTAATACGGTCTTGCAAAGGTTCACTTCGCCATTCTTGCACCTTTGCTACATCTTCTTTTTTCTGTCCTTTTACGGTTTCAGCAAATTCTAGTAAGCGTTCGGTTGCATCATCTCGTTTGTCAAAAAGTACGTCTTCTACGTGTTCTAATAAATCTTTCGGAATTTCGTCATACACTTCTAACATGGTTGGATTAACGATTCCCATATTCATTCCGTGTTGAATCGCGTGATATAAAAATGCTGCGTTAATAGCTTCACGTACAAC from Mesoflavibacter profundi includes:
- the metH gene encoding methionine synthase → MKENKNRYLKLSGLEPLIITPESNFINVGERTNVTGSRKFLRLIKEENYAEALDVARDQVEGGAQIIDINMDEGMLDGKHAMVTFLNLIASEPDIARLPIMIDSSKWDIIEAGLQVVQGKSVVNSISLKEGEATFIHHAKLIKRYGAAVIVMAFDEDGQADTYERRIEICKRSYDILVNQVQFPPEDIIFDPNIFPVATGMEEHRLNALDFFNATKWIKENLPYASVSGGVSNVSFSFRGNNVVREAINAAFLYHAIQHGMNMGIVNPTMLEVYDEIPKDLLEHVEDVLFDKRDDATERLLEFAETVKGQKKEDVAKVQEWRSEPLQDRITLALVKGIDAFIVEDVEEARQAVNKPIQVIEGHLMTGMNVVGDLFGSGKMFLPQVVKSARVMKKAVAYLQPYIEAEKDDSQRSNGKILMATVKGDVHDIGKNIVSVVLGCNNYEIVDLGVMVPPEKIIETAKKENVDVIGLSGLITPSLDEMVYVSQEMEKQGFNIPLLIGGATTSRAHSAVKIAPHYSNTVVHVNDASRAVTVVGNLLQKDNTVYKEQIREEYEKFREQFLKRGKQKEYVSIEEARERKFKIDWNTTDIVKPKQLGIQDIQDFDITILEDYIDWSPFFRSWDLHGKYPDILTDDIVGKQATELFKDAKILLQKVFDEKLLKAKAVFGLFPANTVNDDDIEVTVENQIPNTKHQFLTLRQQLKKREGVPNFALADFIAPKDTGIQDYIGCFCVTTGFGTEQLAKEFEANHDDYNSIMIKALADRLAEAFAEYLHKEVRTKHWNYASEDHLTNEDLIAESYKGIRPAPGYPACPDHLEKKTIWDILKVEETIGVKLTESLAMWPAASVSGYYFANPEAKYFGLGKITEDQLDDYAKRRNISKEDAAKWLNPNLAD
- the metF gene encoding methylenetetrahydrofolate reductase [NAD(P)H] → MKVTEHIKNANGKTLFSFEIIPPKKGNSIQQLYNNIDPLMEFKPPFIDVTTSREEYVYIEKEGLLDRKITRMRPGTVGICAAIKHKYDVDTVPHVLCGGFTKEETEYLLVDCHYLGIENVMALRGDAMKHQQYFEASKGGHQFAKDLVGQIQNLNKGKYLHDVIEVDDKADFCIGVAGYPEKHIEAPSLKTDLKRLKEKVDVGADYVVTQMFFDNKKYFEFVDAAKQEGINVPIIPGIKPIAVKRHLQLLPQVFKIDLPEDLIDAIDNCATNEQVRQVGVEWAIQQSKELQNAGVPVLHYYSMGKSDNIKAIAKAVF
- a CDS encoding acyloxyacyl hydrolase, with the protein product MKLKLALICCCITTLIFAQEDKRPFSLDANYFYGNIAEHNSDISHLIKGHPTGVILSYNKKTFGDQAWQSRYNYPDYGASFIYQNLQNKTLGNNFGLYAHYNFYFLKRHLMFRIGQGLAYNTNPYDKVENYRNNAFGTHLLSSTYLMLNYKKENLFKGLGLQTGLSLIHYSNANVKAPNSSVNSITFNLGVNYVLDADQLPEYIPNTEDKAFTEKIKYNIAFRTGVNESDIINSGQYAFYIVSAYADKRLNRKSAIQLGTDVFFSNFLKKHIEYKSVAFPLDNVSGDEDYKRVGAFVGHELFISKTSLVTQLGYYVYYPFDFEGRVYSRVGLKRYFGDKIFGALTLKSHGAKAEAVEFGVGIRL